CCGTGTCCTGACTTTGGCGGTGGAGCGGTCTGATGCGCGGGATTTGATCGAAATTTGCAAAGGGCAGAAAGTCATCCCCTCGGTGGGGCACTCGGCTGCCGAGTATGAGGTCATGCGACAGGCCGTAGCCTGGGGTCTGCAGTCGGTGACTCATGCCTTTAACGCCATGCCCGCCATTCACCACCGCCGGCCGGGGCTATTGACCGAGGCCCTTGTGAATCCGGCGGTACATATGGAACTGATCGCTGACGGGGTCCACATTCATCCGGCTGTGCTGGGTGTCGTCCTGGGTCTGAAACCGCCTGACAAGGTATCGATTGTGTCTGACGGCACCAGGGCGGTGGGTATGCCCAACGGCGAGTACGAACTGGGCGGCCAGATGACCTTGGTCCGGGATGGCGTGGCGACCCTGCCTGACGGCACGATTGCCGGCAGCGCCTTTTCATTGCTGGCGGGGGTGAAAACCCTGGTTACCACTCTGGGCTATACCCTACCGGCGGCTGTCCGCTATGCCAGCCTGAATCCGGCCAAACTGCTGGGAGTAGCCGATCGTTTAGGAAGTATCGAAGCCGGCAAGGTAGCAAACCTGGTACGGCTGGACCGGCAATTGACTGCGATTTCGGTTTGGGTCAAAGGACAGGCGGTATAGAGCCGTACTGACGCAGGGTGTATTAATGCATCGTAAAGACCATAACATCGGTCTTTTCTTTGTTTTTCCGGGATGAGCCTCTCTTCACATACAGATACTTAAGCAGGAGTAGGACGAAGTGTGGCGAATTTCGATAAAATATGCAAGTCGGTTTAAACGGCACAATGCCGGCACTTATATTGTCTTTGTGATACAGGAAAAATTCTAAGTTTATAAAGGAGAACTTTTCATGAAAATCATCATTCTGGCAGGCGGCGGCGGTACCCGTCTGTTTCCTCTGTCCCGGGCGTCATTTCCCAAGCAATTTTTAAAAATAGACGGTAAGGAATCTCTATTAGCCCAGACGGTGCGACGGTTTTTACCGGTAGTCGCGCCAGCGGACATCCTGATCGTCACTAATAAAGACTACCGCCATCATGTCCAAACCGAACTGGCGGCGGCTGGAGCCGATGCCGCCCACATCCTGCTGGAGCCGGTAGCTAAGAATACCGCCCCGGCTATTGCCCTGGCCGCCCGTTATTGCATCGACAAACTGGGGGCTCAGGGCGACGAGGTGATCTTTGTATCTCCGTCTGACCATGTGATTCAGCCAGCCGATGCCTTTGTCTCGGCTGTGCGTCAAGCTGCGGCTGCCGCAGGCCAGGATCGGATTGTGACCTTTGGCATTAAGCCGACCGCAGCGGAAACCGGCTATGGTTATATCCAGACCGGTCAGCCGTTTGCCGGCGGCGGCCTGGTTGCCGAGTCTTTCCGGGAAAAGCCTAACCAGGCCACAGCGGAGAAATATGTGGCTGCCGGCAACTATTATTGGAATTCCGGCATGTTTGCTTTTACGGTAAACCGTTTCTTTCAGGAATTGGAATCCTTTCAGCCTGATATTCATGACTTGGCCTCCCTGCCCTATGATGCGGCCCTGGAACGGTTCGATGAAATGCCCAGCATCTCCATTGACTATGCAGTGGCGGAAAAATCCGGCAGGGTGGTAACCATCCCGTTGTCGCTGTATTGGAACGATATCGGCTCCTGGGATGCCATTTATGATGTCCTGCCCAAAGATTCTTCCGGCAATGCCATCAGGGGAGACTGCCTGCCTTTGGAATGCCGGAATACTCTGATGCTGGGACAGAGCCGCCTTATCGCCGGTATCGGTCTGGAAGACCTTTTGGTGGTAGAAACCGACGACGTGATTGTAGTGGCGCATAAAGGTGAGTCCCAGAAAGTCAAGGACTTGGTGACCATCCTCAAAGCCGCCGGTCGCCGGGAAGCGGACGAACATACCACGATTTACCGTCCTTGGGGCAGTTATACAGTATTAAATGAAGGGTCAGGGTACAAAATGAAAAAGATAGTGGTCAATCCTGGCGCCCAACTCAGCCTGCAACTGCACTATCACCGCAGCGAGCACTGGATTGTCACCGGCGGTTCAGCCAGAGTAACGATTGGCGACACGATTCAGATGGTCCATGAGAACGAAAGCGTCTTTGTGCCTCAATCCACTAAACACCGGATGGAGAATCCCGGCAAGATTCCCTTGGAGATTATCGAAGTGCAAAACGGTAAATATCTGGGCGAAGACGACATAGTACGGTTTGAGGATATCTATGGCCGGGTCTAGAAATAGTTGAAAAGGGCTGTTACATGAACGGATGAAATTATGGCAAAGGCGGTTGATTATGCAGAAAAGTATGAGTAAAATCAGAAAAGCCGTGATTCCGGCAGCCGGTCTGGGCACTCGTTTCCTGCCGGCCACTAAGGCTCAGCCCAAAGAAATGCTGCCTATCGTGGACAAACCGGCCATCCAGTATATCATAGAAGAGGCCATCCAATCCGGCATCGAAGAAATCCTGATCATTACCGGCCGCAACAAGCGGGCCATTGAAGACCATTTCGACCGTAACGTGGAATTGGAGCTGACCCTTAAGGCTCAGGGGAAATATGATCTGTTGGGTTTGGTGGAGGAATTATCCAACGTGACAATTCACTATATCCGGCAGAAAGAGGCTAAAGGGCTGGGGCACGCCGTGCTTTGCGCCAGGCAGTTTGTCGGCAACGAGCCTTTTGCCGTGCTGCTGGGGGATGATATCATCGATTCGCCGGTGCCTTGCCTGCGGCAGTTGATGAATGTGTATGAGGACTGCCCCGGTACTGTTCTGGGGGTTCAGGAGGTGCCTCAGAATAAGGTCTCCAGCTACGGCGTGGTGAAACCTGAGTTTGTGAGACCAAATCTTTGGAAAGCAATGGATCTCGTGGAAAAACCGGCCGTGGAAGATGCTCCGTCCCGTTTGGCGGTGCTGGGCCGTTACATCATCGAGCCTGAGATTTTTGCCCTGCTGGAAAACACGCCTCCCGGACGGGGCGGCGAGATCCAGCTGACGGATGCTTTGCGTCGGCTGGCATTAGAACAGCTGGTATATGCATATAATTTTGAAGGACGCCGTTATGACGTGGGCGACAAGCAAGGGTATCTGGAAGCCACTGTTGAATTTGCCTTGCGCCGGCCGGACCTGCGTGAGCCCTTCTTACGCTACCTGATTAGAACTATCGGTCCGCTGCTGAAAGACAATGAAGTGGCTGCTGCTGTTATGGCCGGAGAACAGTCGGAAAAGTAGAGGACAAAAATATAAATTAACGGGGCCGTTTCAAGGTCTGTTTTGAAATAGCCTCAATATGGAGGCGACAGCATGACTAAAAACAATCCCTGCGTAATTCTCCCATCAGGTTTTCAGTTCGACTATACTAATTTATTCGGCGAGGGCAAGATCACGGCTCGTGATGTGGGGGAGCTTTCCTCCCGCCTGGAAGAGGCCCATCAGGCAGTAGCGCGGATGCGCCTCACCGGGGAGGTCAAAGGGCACCTGTCTAAAGACGGGCTGCCGGAAAAAGTCTTATTCACCCGGCTGCCGGATCTCGACTCAGGCCGTATCAATAGCCGGGAATCACTGCAGCGGCTGAAGGATTTCGGCCAATCCCTGGTCAACAGGGTGGATGCGGTCATCTCCTTCGGCATCGGCGGCTCGTATCTGGGTAACAAGGTGCTGTTCGACATTCATGCCGGCGAGTTTTGGAACGTTAAGACTGCGGCGGAACGAAACGGCTATCCCAAGCTGTATTTCAGCGGCAACAACATCGATCCCCGGCGTACCGGCGAACTCATCAGTCTTATTCAGTCCGAAGCCCGTGCCGGAGCGGCTGACCGCGATCAGCCATACCGGGTGACTCTGATCGTTATTTCCAAATCCGGTTCGACTCTGGATACCATGTCCACATTTATGGTGGCTTATCAAGAGTTGAAAGCTATGGCTCCTCTGATTGAGGTGCAGGTCGTAGCTGTGACCGATCCGGCGGCGGGGGCGGACCGGACTCTGCTGCGTAAACTGGCGGATGACCAGGGCTGGCCCTGCTTCAGCGTGCCGGATGGGGTAGGCGGCCGGTTCAGCATTTTCTCCGAAGTGGGGCTGGTGACCGGGGCCTGTATCGGCTTTGACCTGGAAGCCTTTCTGGCCGGAGCAGGAGACATGGACATACTTTGCCGGACCCCGGACGTTTACGCCAATCCGGCTATGCTCAACGCCGCTCTGAAATATATTGCCGCCGAAAAATACGGCCGGGACATTGAGGTATTTATGCCCTATGGCGATTACCTCAAGTCGGTGGCCGAGTGGTATATTCAGCTTCTGGCTGAGTCCCTGGGCAAACGCTGCGACCGGGAAGGCAGGGAAGTATTCTATGGCCGTACGCCGGTGGTGGCGGTGGGCACTACCGATATGCACTCTCAAACCCAGCAGCATCAGGACGGCAAACATGATAAAGTCCTGCAGTTCGTGCGGGTCGCCTATTGGGGAAATGATCCGGTCATCCCTGATATCTTCCCCGGCGTTGCTAAACTCAGTGAGATTGCGGGGCTGCATCTGGGGCAGGCCCTCGATGCAGCTCTGGAATCCAATGCCGCAGCCTTAGCCGCGGATCATCGCTTTAACGCCACTTTTGTGCTGCCGAAACTGGATGCCTATCATTTGGGAGAATTGTTGTATCTTCTGGCTCTGTCAGTGGCCTATGAAGGAGAACTGGCCAATGTGGACGCCTTTGACCAGCCTGGCGTGGAATCTTATAAGAGGATCCTGGGGCCCAGGCTGAAAGAAATGAAAATGAAGCGGTAAATTTATGAAGCATAAAGAGAGCAGGCCTACTTTCAATGAAAGCGGCCTGCTTTTTGTATCATCTTCTTTGAGTGTCGTACTGTTGTCGGAGACCAGGGGAGTGTCAGCACGGAATGCGCTGTTGTCACGAATCTCGTCCCCGGTGACACTCCTTGTATTGATTTTAGAGCAACTGCTCCAGGCAGAACAATGCCTGATTCCCAAAAACTAACGTTGCCAGGTGATACACCGATTTTTTAGCGAATTTATCTTGAGAGAAGCCAGTTTCTGCACGAAGCCGAATTAATGGTCTTAGCTAAAAGGGAGTTGATTTCAAACTAATGTAATGTCCAAAAACTTAAAGGCGAGGTGAATCACAGACAAACAGCAATCGCCACCAGGCAACATGCTGCTCTGGTTTAGTGCGCCCCAATGGCATTTTAGCAATTTATTATACCATATCTGCTGAAGAATGAAAGCCGGATAGGTAGTGATCAATGTAATTTAGAATCGTCAGTCCGGCCTAATAAATAGTCAATAGATACATCGAAATAGTCTGCGAGTGCAGTAAGAAGTGAAACATTTGGTGTAGATTTTCCTATTTCGTAGTTTTGATAACCGCGCTCAGTTAATTTAAATAGTTGAGCCATCTGTTTTTGCGTTAGATTCTTTCTTTGCCGTAAGGTTTTTAACCTAACCGCAAAATATGAAGACATATAATCACCGTCCAAAAAGTATTGACACGAAAATTAATTTCGTGTAAGCTATAAACATAGCACGAAAACAATTTTCGTGAAGACTGAAAAGGGAGCAAGATACATCCTAAGCGCGAGTGGATACGCCTTTAGCCTGTCCTTTATGTTTCTATCTGTTCCTGTATAAGCTCGGTTCTACAGAAGGAGGCGAAAAAAGAGCGGCTCAAACCACAGCAGGCTTACCCAATGTAAGTTACCAGACAAAGGTGAAATCTGCTCAAACGTGTACAAAGACACTTGTTCCTTAGTGTTACATTGCGGCAACTGGTGCTAATGAAGAGAATGAAACGGAAAACAGGCGTGTGTTCCATATCAGATTATCTTTATTATAGCGCAGCCAGCGATTGGCTTCAATGAAGGCAATTTGAAGAAAATGAAAATGTGATGGAAGAGAACTGACAAGAGGGACAACAACGCAAGAGGGGGCACGGAGTACAATCAGGTTATCACAGATAATGAATTGACGCAGGCAACCGATTTTATATACAGTATGATCCTAGTCGTACTACCAGATATAGGGGAGGCGTAATCAATGGGTGTATCAAGTCAGGCAGAAATAGTTTCTCCGTCGTTCGTTCCTAAGAAGAAAAGCGCAGCGGAACGGGCGGGTATGACGAAAGAAGAATGGCGCAATGCGATCCGTTTTGATGGAATGGATTGGGGCTGGATTATCATGAGTATCGGCATGGCTATTGGGGCCGGCATCGTGCTATTGCCGGTGCAGGTAGGCTTGGTCGGAATATGGGTGTTTGTGGTATCAGCAGTTATCGGCTATCCTGTAATGTATATGTTTCAACGATTATTTATTAATACACTGGCCGCATCGCCAAGATGTGAAGACTATCCCAGTACTATCAGCGGGTACTTGGGCAAGAACTGGGGATTTTTCTTAGGGATACTGTATTTTTTGATGTTAATTGCAGCAGTATTCGTATACTCAACGGCAATTACGAATGACAGTGCATCGTATCTACATTCTTTTGGTTTAACGGAAAAAGTCTGGTCGCAAAATCCGTTTTATGGGTTAGCCGTTGTATGCCTTTTGGTTGCGATAGCGTCCCGGGGAGAAAAATTGCTTTTTAAGATTTCTACCGGCATGGTTTTAACCAAACTTATTATCGTCGCCTGCCTGGGCTTAGTGATGGTGCAACACTGGAATATAGCGAATATCGGAGCTTTTCCGAGTTTCGGGTATCTAATTAAAGAAGCAATTGTAATGCTGCCGTTCACCATATACTCCATATTATTTGTACAAAGTTTAAGTCCTATGGTCATATCGTACCGGGCTCATAACAAGTCCATTGAAGTGGCGAGATTTAAGGCAATGCGCGCTATGAATATTGCATTTGGCGTTCTTTTTGTCACCGTATTCTTTTATGCGATGTCGTTCAATTTAGCCATGGGGCATGACCAGGCCGTATCCGCCTATCAACAAAATATTTCCGCATTAACAATTGCGGCGCAGGGCATGTCCGGGAATGCCGTAAAACTATTCAGCCTTATCCTGAACATCTTTGCCGTTATGACTGCCTTCTTCGGCGTTTTTCTCGGCTTTCGCGAAGCTTGTCAGGGTATAGCGATGAATATTCTCCATCGCATTATGCCGGATGAAAAGATCAACAAAAGTTTTGTAGAATACGGGATTTTAATATTTACCGTTTTAATGGCCTGGGGAGCAATCTTGTTAAACTTCCCATTACTCAAGATTAGCTTGGCGAGCGCTTCCTTGATCGGCTTTATCGGGTGTCTCATACCTGCTTATTTGGTTTATAAAGTGCCGTTCTTAGCGCAATACCGAAGTATCAATGCACTATTGATTGTACTCGCCGGTGTTTTATTGATTGTTGCACCTTTTGTGTCCATGTTATAAAAAGGAGGGGAACCCAAAGTGAAGTATAACTTTGACGAAATTATCGACAGAAAAAACACGAACTGCATGAGCACAGACGGATTTCGTTCCTATATCTTCCATGACGAAGAGGGGACAATGAAATTTCCATACCGGGACGACGAATTTATCCGCATGTGGATCGCCGATATGGAATTTGCCACCCCGCCATTTATTTTAGATGCCATGAAATCCAGATTGGACAGAAGGATTTTAGGGTACACGAAGATCTTTGATCCGGGATATTATCAGGCCTTTAAAAAATGGACGGAAGAACACTACGGCTGGGCGTGCCAAAAGGAACATATCGTTACATCAGCGGGGATTGTTCCTGCATTATACGTGCTCGTCTATTTTATTACCAAGCCTGATGAGAAAGTGTTGATTCTTACACCGTCATACGCGTATTTCAAACATGCTGCCGATTATAATAAACGTGAATTGGTTTGCTCTGATTTAATGAACGATAATGGTTATTATACCATTAATTTTGAGGATTTTGCGCAAAAGGCGGCCGATGCCAAAACGACATTGTGTATTTTTTGTAATCCTCATAATCCGACAGGTAGGGTTTGGTCGGAAGAAGAACTGAAAAAGATAAGTGAAATTTGCCGGAAAAATAATATATGGCTCATTTCTGATGAAATTCATTGCGATCTCATCCGTAAAAATTTGAGGCATATTCCTGTAGCTAAAATCATGACAGATTATGATAAATTAGTTACTTGCATGGCGCCAAGCAAAACCTTTAATATGGCCGGCACCGCTTTATCTAATATCATTATTCGCAATGACAAGCTGCGCGCCTGCTGGAAAGAAAGATACTATCTTACGGAAAATCCGCTAAGCATTGCCGGTGTCCAGGCGGCCTACGCCAAAGGCTCGGAATGGCTGGAGGAATTAAAGGACTATTTAGACAGCAATTTCGCCTGTATTCGTGATTTCTTGGCGGAACATCTGCCAAAGGCAACATTCCGTATTCCGGAAGCCACCTATTTGGGCTGGATGGATGTTGGCGCCTATTTGCCTGATGAAGACAAATTGCCGAAATTTTTTGCGGATAAAGCCGGTGTATTGCTTGAGGGCGGTAATATGTTCGTACAGAATTCCGACGGTTACATCCGCCTGAACGTAGCCTGCCCGCGGTCGATACTTCAAGACGGCCTGAACCGTATTAAAGAAGCGTTGTTGAAGTACGAAAAATAATTGTTGTACCTCTTGGCTCTGTCAGTGGCTTATGAAGGAGAACTGGCCAATGTGGACGCCTTTGACCAGCCTGGCGTGGAATCCTATAAGAGGATACTGGGGCCCAGGCTGAAAGAAATGAAAATGAAGCGGTGAATCGGATACAACCAAAAAGAGGAAGGCCTGCTTTCAGAAAAGAAAGCAGGCCTTCTTACGTTTAGGAAAAGTTTATGATTTCCGGCGCTTGTCGCTTGTCCCAGTTATCTGTCAGAAAAAATGAATTGAATTTCCAATAATTAACATTTAGAATGTAATTAAATAGACAAGAGAGGCGTATTACGTCTCTGAAAAGCCATAATTTTTGATGTGGGAGGAAGGAAAATGAGAATTTTAAAAAACGGCGCTCATATACTGCCGGTTCCCGGTGCTCCAAACCCTGGGGCCAGAGTCTGGGTTTGCGGCTATTGCGGTCTGAAATTATTTTTCGGCCGGGAATCCTTCCGTCCGGAGTTGAAATGCCTGTGCGGGGGCATGCAATGGCATCCCTGGCGCCGGGAGGGGCAGCGTTGAGCAAGGCTTAGATGCGTCGTTACTTTTGTAGGACATTTGTATTATATTTCGACTTTTTTCTCCTTCGCTCATCCTGACCTGTAGGAAATCTTGGCACTTTTGTAGAAGTGAACATTTAGAGGAAAAATGCGGTAGGGGTTCAGGGTTCAAGCCATCCCCGCTGCCAGTCATAGCTAGAGAAGATGCGAGAAGGAAGTGAGCATGTTGCCAATACGAATCATGATAGCTGACGATCATGCCCTATTGCGGCAAGGGATCAAAAAAGTGCTGGAACTCGAGGATGATCTGACGGTCATTGCTGAAGCATCTGACGGTGAGGAAGCCATAAAGAAAGTGGAGGAATTTGAGCCGGATATCCTTTTGCTTGACATTAACATGCCCAAGCTCAACGGGCTGGGCGTGGCAAAAGCCCTGAAGGCTGCGGACAATAAAACAAACATTATCATCCTCAGCATCCATGATGATGAGCACTATGTTCTGGAAGTGATTAAATCCGGTGCAGCCGGTTATCTCTTGAAAGATATTGAACCCGGCATGCTGGTAAACGCCATCCGGACAGTTTTTGGCGGCGAGCCTTTTATCTATCCCACCCTGGCCAAGCGTCTGTTCAGCGAACTCAATCGCCTGGATAAAAGCAAGCGCTATGAAATGGCCCGCAATGCCCGCGGCAGTGCGGAACGGCTTACAGCCCGCGAAATTGAAGTGCTGCAATTGATCGGTCAGGGCCTGAGCAATCATGATATGGCACAGCGCTTATACTTAAGCGAAAAAACCGTAAAAAACCACCTAACCAACATATTCCGCAAGATCAATGTGGCTGACCGGACTCAGGCGGTACTTTACGCCATACGCCACAAAATCGTTCATTTAGAGTAGGGCTGTTGAAAAAGCCCATCTGCGTCGTTACTCCTGCGGGCGCGCGTTCGACGTATCCTGCAAACGTACAGTCTCACGCGCGTCCTCGTCGTGCTATCAGAATTGTGACTTTTCGGGAGAGAGGTGGTAGCGGATGGTTTCTCCTAAGCCGAAAAGTCACCTGAATTCTTCAGCATGGCAACGCAGGCGTTGCTCTTACCTGGCATCTGGACCTTTTTGAACGCTTCCTGTTTGACATGAAGTCCCTTCACCAAACGATCCGCTCCGGAATATAGTATCCTATCCCAAGCAAAGGGGGTAGGGTATTTTGTTTTTCCCGTATGCGGTGAGTGTGATGCTCCTGTCACTGGCGATTTATGGATTTTGGCACCTAATTTTGGAGTGCTGGGTTTGGTACATAAAACCCAGGATGAGCAAATTACCCAGTGTCAGTTTATTATTGGTGGTAAAAAACCACGAACAGGATATTGAATTTATGCTGCGGCATATTATAAGAAAGATCGAATGTTGCGCTATCCATCCGGACCTGGTGGTAGTGGAAAATGGCTCTACCGACTTAACGCCGCATATTCTCGGCCGGTTTGTCGGTGAATATCACGCCTTGCGGGTGCTTTACCTGCCAACCGAAGAGCGAACGGTAGCCGCGGCTCTGCCTTTATGCCGGGGAGGAGCGGTCTACGTTTTCGACATGGTAAACCGTCTTACTCCGGAGGAGTGCCTCGCGGCGCTGGACGACATATTTTGCTAGGGGCCGTTGAAAAGGCTCATCTGCATTGTCAGGTCTGCGAGAGCGCGTTTCCTCGGCCTTCCTGGCATCTGAACCTTTTTGAACGGTCCCAGGTTCGAGGTTGAAGATAGATTCTGCAATATTCTTAATAACGCCCGGTTTTCAGTGCTATGATATCCGTAATCAGATCAATCAGTTTGCCGGTGAGGACGTTTAATTCTCCCACCGCTCCATAGCCGGCAGGCGTTTCTGCTACACCGCTTCTTTGCCGCGGCAGCGCCGCCAGCAGGCGGGCGGCCCGCAGATACTTCTCCACAGTGGCTGCAGTCCATAGGCAGGGGATCTCCCTGCCGCCCGTCAGGATAATGGCCGCGGGATAGGGAGAACAGGGCCTTTTCTCCACGGCCTTTACGGCCAGGGCGTTCACATAGCCGGTGCAGGTGTCGCCGGATACGCGGGGTGTTCTCACCTTCACCGGAAACAGGCTTAAAGCGGCGGTAAGCGGCAGGACCTGGAGATTGGCGCTGCCTGTAGCCCGGGCGGTCTGGCGCTTCAGGGCTGTTAAATCCACCGCCTGCTGCCGGGCGATTTGGCGCAGAACTGTGCGCACCCGGCGCCGTATGGTCTGGTTCGTTCCGTCGACGGCAATGATTTCGGTGCTGTCGCCGTCAGCTGTATAACAGGGCAAAATGGCTGAAATGGATCCTTTGCCTGGATTGGGTAGAAACATAAGGTAGCCTCCTTAAAGTTCGCGGTCACACGATGAGAACGTCCGTTCGAGACAGTTTAATATTAACAGAAAATCCTTTCTTTGGCAAGGTAGCAATGCATTAAGACGCTGCAAAAGAAAATGAGGCTGACGGCAGCGGCGATTTGTTGTATGATAGGATAGAACATTAGCATCGGCAAGGTTGTGGCAATACATGAGTATACTGAAAGCAGAAAATTTAATGAAAGCATTTGGAGTGGACACCCTGTTTCACTCTGTGGGATTTGAATTGCGGCGGGGAGAAAAGGTGGGACTGATCGGCGCCAACGGGACCGGCAAGACCACCCTGATGCGTTGCCTGCTGGGATTCGTCAAACCGGATGACGGACAGGTCAGCCTGCCCCCCGGTGAGATCATCGGCTATGTAGAACAGGCGGCCGGACAAGGGGGCGGTACCCTTTATGAAGAATTGCGCTCGGCTTATCAGGACCTGCTGCTTTGTCAGGAAAAGATCCGCCGGCTGGAAACAGCCATTGCCAACCGGCCTGCCGGGGACGAGCTGGACCGGCTGATGAAGGAATATGCGGCAGCAGTGGAACGTTTTGAATGGGGCGGCGGCTATGAAATGGAGAATCGTATCCGGCGGGTCGCCATCGGACTGGGATTTACCCCTGAGGATATGGACCGGCCGACTGCCGCTTTTTCCGGCGGACAGAAGACCCGCATTGCTCTGGCCAGAGCCCTTCTCAGACAGCCGGATTATCTGTTTCTCGACGAACCTACCAATCATTTGGATATCGGCATGGTAGAGTGGCTGGAAGCATTTTTGGCCGAGTATCCCGGCGGGGTTTTGATCATCTCCCATGACCGCTACTTTCTCGACAGAGTGACCGAGCGAACCTTTGAGCTGGAAAATGGCAGCCTGACGGTGTATAACGGCGGCTATACCGAGTATATGATCCAAAAAACCGAGCGCCTGGCAGCTCTGGAGGCCAGTTTCGAAAAACAGCAGGCCTATATTGCCAAGACCCAGGCCTACATCAATAAATACCGCGCCGGCATCAAATCGAAGCAGGCCCGCGGCCGCCAGTCACAGCTGGACCGCCTGGAACGCATCGTGCTGCCTGAGACGGCGCCGGTTCTGACCTTTCAGTTTCCGACCGTGGGAGAGTGCGCCGAAAGGGTGGCTGAGGCCGATACAGTGACAGCCGGTTATGGGGAACGGATCGTGCTCAACGGGGTATCGGTCTTCATTCGCCGGGGAGACCGGGCGGCGCTGGTCGGACCCAACGGCTCCGGCAAAACCACCTTCCTGAAACTGTTCACCGGCCAGTTGACGCCGGTAAAGGGCCGGATAAAACTGGGCAGCAGAGTCAAGATGGGCTATTTTGACCAGGAACATCATGGATTGCAGCCGGATTTCCGGGTGCTGGACGAGCTGATGGCGGACTTTGCCTTCAGTGAGGAGCGGGCCAGGGGCCTGCTGGGCGCTTTCCTGTTTCGCGGCGACGACGTGTATCGCCGGGTCGGGGATTTAAGCGGCGGGGAAAAAGCCAGATTATCCCTGTTGAAGCTCATGCTGACCGGAGCCAATTTTCTCGTGCTGGACGAGCCCACCAACCATCTGGATATTCCCTCCCGGGAGGCGGTGGAGGATGCCATTCTGGCCTATCCCGGCGCCTTTTTGATCGTTTCCCATGACCGTTATTTCCTGGACAAGATCGCCGATCGGGTTCTGGAACTGGACGATGGACGCATCACCGGGTATTTGGGAAGCTTCAGCGATTATCAGGAGCAAAAAGAAAAAGCCGTCAAAGAGGCGGCCAAGCAGGAACAGGAACTCAGAAAATCCCAGTCAAATCTCCCGGCAGCGCCGGAAAAAGGCAAGCCCCGTTCTTCCCGGCAGCGGCAGCAGAGCCAGGAGAAGCAGCTTAAAAAGCTGGAGCAGGAGATACAGGAGCTGGAGGCGCAGCAGAAGGTTTTAGCCGAACAGCTCAATGACCCGGCAACTCATGCCAATCCTGAAACCAGCCGGTCTCTGGCGGAAGATTATCAGCAGGTGGAAACCCGCCTGGCCGAATG
The Acetonema longum DSM 6540 DNA segment above includes these coding regions:
- a CDS encoding response regulator, encoding MPIRIMIADDHALLRQGIKKVLELEDDLTVIAEASDGEEAIKKVEEFEPDILLLDINMPKLNGLGVAKALKAADNKTNIIILSIHDDEHYVLEVIKSGAAGYLLKDIEPGMLVNAIRTVFGGEPFIYPTLAKRLFSELNRLDKSKRYEMARNARGSAERLTAREIEVLQLIGQGLSNHDMAQRLYLSEKTVKNHLTNIFRKINVADRTQAVLYAIRHKIVHLE
- a CDS encoding glycosyltransferase codes for the protein MFFPYAVSVMLLSLAIYGFWHLILECWVWYIKPRMSKLPSVSLLLVVKNHEQDIEFMLRHIIRKIECCAIHPDLVVVENGSTDLTPHILGRFVGEYHALRVLYLPTEERTVAAALPLCRGGAVYVFDMVNRLTPEECLAALDDIFC
- a CDS encoding ABC-F family ATP-binding cassette domain-containing protein, coding for MSILKAENLMKAFGVDTLFHSVGFELRRGEKVGLIGANGTGKTTLMRCLLGFVKPDDGQVSLPPGEIIGYVEQAAGQGGGTLYEELRSAYQDLLLCQEKIRRLETAIANRPAGDELDRLMKEYAAAVERFEWGGGYEMENRIRRVAIGLGFTPEDMDRPTAAFSGGQKTRIALARALLRQPDYLFLDEPTNHLDIGMVEWLEAFLAEYPGGVLIISHDRYFLDRVTERTFELENGSLTVYNGGYTEYMIQKTERLAALEASFEKQQAYIAKTQAYINKYRAGIKSKQARGRQSQLDRLERIVLPETAPVLTFQFPTVGECAERVAEADTVTAGYGERIVLNGVSVFIRRGDRAALVGPNGSGKTTFLKLFTGQLTPVKGRIKLGSRVKMGYFDQEHHGLQPDFRVLDELMADFAFSEERARGLLGAFLFRGDDVYRRVGDLSGGEKARLSLLKLMLTGANFLVLDEPTNHLDIPSREAVEDAILAYPGAFLIVSHDRYFLDKIADRVLELDDGRITGYLGSFSDYQEQKEKAVKEAAKQEQELRKSQSNLPAAPEKGKPRSSRQRQQSQEKQLKKLEQEIQELEAQQKVLAEQLNDPATHANPETSRSLAEDYQQVETRLAECYDQWLELQEESAQESI